In the genome of Methanophagales archaeon, one region contains:
- the rfbB gene encoding dTDP-glucose 4,6-dehydratase yields MRKMKILVTGGLGFIGSNFVRHMADKDKAEMEIIVVDALRYGSNENNLKDLEYEYKFVRGNICDYELMCELVKNVDAIVNFAAETHVDRSISNPYAFVESNVKGTYTVLEAIRRVNQEAKLVHVSTDEVYGDIEKGSFKEDDMLKPSSPYSASKASADLFVLAYVRTYGLNAVITRCTNNYGMYQFPEKLIPKTIIRAKQGMKIPVYGTGKNVRDWIYVKDHCEAINIILEKGNRGEIYNISSGDERSNLEVVTEILDSLGKEDLIEFVEDRPGHDIRYSLDSSKVRELGWKCRHKFEEGLKETIEWYLKNEEWWKPLIDEKILHPTPWKLEW; encoded by the coding sequence AAGATAAAGCGGAAATGGAAATTATTGTAGTTGATGCGTTAAGATATGGCTCTAACGAGAACAATTTAAAAGATCTGGAATACGAATACAAATTTGTCAGGGGTAATATTTGCGATTATGAGCTAATGTGTGAGCTTGTTAAGAACGTTGATGCAATAGTGAACTTTGCCGCGGAGACGCATGTTGATAGAAGCATATCAAATCCTTATGCGTTTGTTGAGAGCAATGTAAAGGGCACCTACACAGTACTTGAGGCGATACGGAGGGTTAATCAGGAGGCAAAACTTGTTCATGTAAGCACGGATGAGGTATACGGAGATATCGAGAAAGGTTCTTTCAAAGAGGATGATATGTTAAAGCCTTCTTCTCCGTATTCAGCAAGCAAAGCCTCTGCTGACTTGTTTGTTCTGGCTTATGTTAGAACTTATGGACTGAATGCTGTGATTACGAGATGCACGAATAACTATGGTATGTATCAATTTCCTGAGAAGTTAATTCCAAAGACAATAATCAGGGCTAAGCAGGGCATGAAGATACCGGTTTATGGGACCGGGAAGAACGTAAGGGACTGGATTTACGTTAAGGACCACTGTGAGGCGATAAATATTATTTTAGAGAAGGGAAATAGAGGAGAAATCTATAATATCTCAAGTGGTGATGAGAGAAGCAATCTGGAGGTTGTCACTGAGATCCTGGACTCATTAGGAAAAGAAGATTTAATAGAGTTTGTAGAAGACAGACCTGGGCATGACATCAGGTATAGCCTTGATTCTTCCAAAGTCAGGGAATTAGGTTGGAAGTGCAGGCACAAGTTTGAGGAAGGGTTAAAAGAGACAATCGAATGGTACTTGAAGAATGAGGAGTGGTGGAAGCCGTTGATTGATGAAAAGATTCTGCATCCAACACCCTGGAAATTGGAATGGTAA
- the rfbD gene encoding dTDP-4-dehydrorhamnose reductase has translation MKVFITGGSGLLGGKVAEIAEDNWGYEVYTGYCHTKPEFGEPVKFDLTRNKDLEVIYKIKPEIIIHTAALTDVDACEADKKLAYEINAEGTRRIAEFANEFGAFLVYVSTDYVFSGDKGMYREEDEPNPINFYGRTKLLGEKYCNCIACIARPCVIYGARPASGKVNFALWLIDKLRLGEEVKIITDQFITPTLNTNLARMLLEVTERELKGIFHLAGATRVSRYEFALRIANKFGLDKDLILPVRMTEMKWIASRPKDSSLDTSKASRYLKEKPYDLDKALDVLKEEIGKCSKG, from the coding sequence ATGAAAGTTTTCATTACCGGTGGAAGCGGTTTATTAGGGGGTAAGGTTGCGGAAATAGCGGAGGATAACTGGGGGTATGAAGTTTATACAGGGTATTGTCATACCAAGCCAGAATTTGGAGAGCCTGTGAAGTTTGATTTGACCAGGAACAAGGACTTAGAGGTTATTTACAAGATAAAACCAGAAATTATAATCCATACTGCGGCACTAACGGATGTTGATGCTTGTGAAGCAGATAAGAAGTTGGCTTATGAGATTAATGCAGAAGGTACAAGAAGAATAGCAGAATTTGCGAACGAATTTGGAGCTTTTTTAGTGTATGTGTCAACAGATTATGTATTTTCAGGAGATAAAGGGATGTATAGGGAAGAGGATGAGCCGAATCCAATAAATTTTTATGGACGTACAAAATTACTGGGTGAGAAATATTGCAATTGTATAGCATGTATAGCAAGACCTTGCGTTATCTACGGTGCGAGACCAGCAAGTGGGAAGGTGAATTTTGCATTGTGGCTTATAGATAAGCTCAGGCTCGGAGAAGAGGTGAAAATTATTACAGACCAATTTATAACGCCAACTTTGAATACGAATTTAGCGAGGATGCTGTTAGAAGTGACAGAAAGAGAACTAAAAGGGATATTCCACTTAGCAGGAGCGACAAGAGTTTCAAGATATGAATTTGCATTGCGAATTGCCAACAAATTTGGATTGGATAAAGATTTAATATTACCAGTGAGAATGACGGAAATGAAATGGATTGCCTCCCGTCCTAAAGATTCATCTCTGGATACATCAAAAGCATCAAGATACTTAAAGGAAAAGCCTTACGATTTAGATAAGGCATTGGATGTTTTAAAGGAGGAGATTGGAAAATGCTCCAAAGGGTGA